CGGTTACCGCCGTCCGGGTGTTTCAGATGCGGACATCCGCCGTTCACACGCGGGCGAAGACCGCCGCCAGTCCCTGGCCCCCGCCGATGCACATCGTCTCCAGGCCGTAGCGCGCGTCGCGCCGGACCATCTCGCGCGTGAGCGTGGCCAGGATGCGGCCGCCGGTGGCCCCGACGGGGTGGCCGAGCGAGATGCCCGACCCGTTGACGTTGACCCGGTCGAAGTCGGCGTCGGTGAGCTTCCACTCGCGCGCGCAGGCCAGCACCTGCGCCGCGAACGCCTCGTTGAGCTCGATCAGGTCGATGTCGGCCAGCGTCAGCGACGCGGTGTCCAGCGCCTTCGCGACGGCCGGGACGGGCCCGATGCCCATCGTCGCGGGCGCCACGCCGCCGACGCCCCACGACACGAGGCGCGCGAGCGGGCGCAGGCCCAGCTCCGCGGCCTTCTCCGGCGTGGTGACGACGCAGATCGACGCACCGTCGTTCTGCCCGCTGGCGTTGCCTGCGGTGACGGTGGCGTCGGGGTCGCCCTTGCCGAGGATCGGGCGCAGCCCGGCGAGCTTCTCGACCGAGGAGTCGGCGCGGATGTGCTCGTCGGCGTCGACGACCACGTCCCCCTTCCGGCCCGTCACGGTGACGGGCACGATCTCGTCGGCGAACCGGCCGGCGTCGCGCGCCGCGGCCGCCCGGTGGTGGCTGCGGACCGCGAACTCGTCCTGCTCCTCGCGGGGTATGGAGTACTCCCGGCGCAGGTTCTCCGCGGTCTCCAGCATGCCGCCGGGCACCGGGAAGTTCACCCCGCCCGCCGTGACGCGGCCGCGCGCGAGCGAGTCGTGCAGCATCACGCCGGGGCCCGCCTTCGCCCCCCAGCGCATCGACGTCGAGTAGAACGACGCGTTCGACATCGACTCCGCGCCGCCGGCCAGCACGACGTCCGACGCGCCCGCCTGCACCTGCATCGCCGCGTAGAGCACGGCCTGCAGGCCCGAGCCGCAGCGGCGGTCGAGCTGCAGGCCGGTGACGGTGACCGGGAGCCCGGCGTCGAGCGCGGCCACGCGCCCGATGGCCGGGGCGTCCATCGTCGGGTAGCAGTGCCCGAGCACCACGTCGTCGACGGCGTCCGGGGCGAGCCCGGTGCGGTCGAGCAGGCCGCGGATGACGGTGGCGGCCAGCTCGTGGGCCGGGACGTCCCGCAGGGAGCCGCCGAAGCCGCCGACCGGCGTCCGCAGCGGCTCGCAGATCACCGCGTCGCGCATCAGACGTACCGGCGGGTGAGCCACTCGGCGACGAGCGCCGGGCGCTCCGATCCCTCGATCTCCACGGTCACCTTCGTGGTGACCTGCACGCCGCCGTCGACGTCGGAGACGTCGGTCAGCTCGACGTTGGCGCGCACCCTGCTGCCGACCGGGACGGGCGAGGTGAACCGCACCTTGTTGAGGCCGTAGTTGACGCCCATCCTCGTGTTCTCGACCGCGAAGACCTTCGCGACGAGCGAGGACAGCAGCGACAGGGTGAGGAAGCCGTGCGCGATCGTCGTGCCGAACGGGCCGTCCGCGGCCTTCTCGGCGTCGATGTGGATCCACTGGTGGTCGTCGGTGGCGTCGGCGAAGGTGTCGATCTGCCCCTGGTCGATGGTCACCCACTCGCCCACGCCGAGCTGCGTGCCCTTCGCCGCCCGCAGGTCGTCCACTCCGTCGAAGACGCGCATCACCGCTCCTGATCTTCTCGCCGTCCGTTTCCGCGCTCACCCTGCCACGCTCCGCACTGCTGTGCGGGGTGGCGGCGGTTACTGTCCGCCGGGGCGAGTCGGCGGGGGGTGCGATGGACAGCGGGGCCACCGGTGTCGTCGACCACCTGGCCGTGCCCTACTCCGGGGTCGAGGAGCTGGCCGCCCGGCTCGAGCCCGCGCTGAGCGGCGCCCTCGCGGCGGGCGACCCGGTGCTCGCGGTGCTGGCAGACGCGGAGCGCGACGCGGTCAGCGCGCTGCTCGGGTCCGACGCCGCACGCGTCGACTTCGCCGATCCGGCGCGGGTGCACGCCGTCCCGGCGTTCACCGTCGCCGTGCGCTGGGCGCGGCTCGCGCGCCAGGCCGTCGCCGGCCGGGTGCTGGTGATCGGGCAGCACCTGACGCTGCCCGACGTGGGGGCCGAGCACTGGGCGCGGCTCGACCTCGCCATCGACGTGGCCATCGAGGGCCTGCCGATCACGGTGCTGTGCGCCTGCCCCGACACCGACCCGGCGATCGGGCGGACCCACCCCCAGCTGCTCACCGCCGACGGCCCGCGCCCGGGGCCCGGCTACCGGCCCCCGCCCGAGGCGCTCGTCGAGTACCCGCCGCCCCCGCCGCCGGACCTGGGCCCGGCCGACGCCGAGCTGGCGTTCCGGATGGCCGACCTGCCGACGGTCCGCCGCCGTGTCGCCGCGGCCGGCGCCTCCGCCGGTCTCCACGACGACCGCGTCGACGACCTGGTGCTCGCCGTCAACGAGCTGGCCACCAACAGCGTCGAGCACGGCCCGGGGTCGGCCCGGCTCCGCCTGTGGGCGACCCCCGGGTCGGTCGTCGCGGAGGTGACCGACCGGGGCCGGATGAACGTGCCGTTCCCCGGGCTCGTGCGCCCGCCGTCGACGGGTGCGCGCGGGCGGGGCCTGTGGCTGGCGTCCGAGCTGACCGACGTGCTGCAGGTGTGGAGCGACGACGACGGCACCGTCATCCGCGTGCACACCGAGTAGGGCTACTCGCCGATCTGCAGGATCAGCTTGCCGGTGTTCTCGCCGCGGAACAGCCGCAGCAGCGTGTCCGGGAAGTCGGCCACGCCCCCGCGCACCACGTCCTCGCGGCTGCGCAGCTTCCCCTCGCGCAGCCAGCCGCCCAGCTCGACGGCGGCCTCGGCGTAGCGGTCGGCGTAGTCGAAGACGACGAAGCCCTCCATCCGCGCACGGTTGACCAGCAGGGACATGTAGTTCGCCGGTCCGGCCGGGCGGTCGGTGGCGTTGTAGGTGCTGATCGCGCCGCAGACCACCACGCGGGCACCGAGCCGCAGCCGGGCCAGCGCGGCGTCGAGGATCTCCCCGCCCACGTTGTCGAAGTACACGTCGATGCCGTTGGGGGCGTGCGTGCGCAGGGCCTTCCCCACGTCCTCGGTGCGGTAGTCGATCGCCGCGTCGAAGCCCAGCTCGTCGACGATCCAGGCGCACTTCTCCGCCCCGCCCGCGATCCCGATCACGCGGGCGCCCTTCAGCTTCGCGAGCTGCCCGACGACGCTGCCGACCGCGCCGGCCGCGCCCGACACCACGACGGTCTCGCCGTCGCGCAGCGCGCCCACGTCGAACAGGCCGAAGTAGGCGGTCATCCCCGTCATGCCGAGCACGGCGAGGTAGGTGGGCAGCGGCACCACCGACGGGTCGACGACGGTCACGCCGCCGCCGTCGGACTCCGCGTACTCCTGCACCCCGAAGATGCCGGTGACCCACGCGCCCTCCGGGAAGTCGGGGTGCCGCGAGGCCACGACCTGCCCCGCGCCGAGCGCCCGCATGACCTCCCCGACGCCCACCGGCGGCACGTAGGAGCGGCCGGCGTTCATCCAGCCGCGCATGGCCGGGTCGAGGCTCAGGTGCGTGACCCGGACGACGAACCGGCCGTCGGCGGGCTCCGGCACGGGCTCGGTGGTGTGCTCCCACACCTCGGGCGTCGGGAGGCCCTCGGGACGGGCGGCGAGGCGGACCTGGTGGTTGTCGGTCATGGACCCTGTCTACCCGGCCGCTCGACTCCCGGCGGTCCGGGGCGCACGATGGACCCGTGGACGCCGTGCAGCGGTTCGGTCGGGTCGTCGCGGCCCCCGATCCCCCGTTGGACCGGGCCGCGCTGGCGCTCGCGGCCGGGGCCCAGCCCGACCTCGACGTCACGCGCTGGCTCCGCGAGCTCGACCGCCTCGCCGCGGGCGTCACCTCCGTCGACGGCCTGCTCCACCGGCTGTTCGTCGAGGAGGGGTTCGGCGGCAACGTCGGCGACTACACCGATCCGCGCAACTCGCTGCTGCACCACGTGCTGGGCCGCCGCCTCGGCATCCCGATCACGCTCGCCGTCGTGACGATGGAGGTGGGGCGCCGGGCCGGGGTGCCGATGGAGGGCGTCGGCATGCCCGGGCACTTCCTCGTCCGCCCGACCGGGACCAGCCGCTACCTCGACGTGTTCGCGGGCGGCGTCGAGATCAGCGGGGCGCGGTGCGAGGAGCTGTTCCGCGGGGCGACGGGGGCGGGGCCCGAGATCCCGTTCGGCCCGCACCTGCTCACCGCCACCCCGACCCGGGCGATCCTGGTGCGGATGCTGGAGAACCTGCGCGCGGTCTACGGGGCCCGGCGCCGGCCCGGCGACCTGGAGTGGGTGCTGCGGATGCGGCTGCTGCTGCCGGGCGTCCGGCTCGCCGACGTGCTGGAGCTCGGCGAGGCCCTGGGCGACCAGGGCCGCTGGCTGGAGGGCGCGAAGCTGCTGGAGGACCGGGTGCCCGCGGCGTCGGCGGCGCACGCGGAGCGCCTGCGGACCGCGGCGAAGAGCCTGCGGGCGCACCTCAACTGAGACGCGCGGTGACCGCGACGGGGCCCGTCAGGTGCGGAAGCCCGGGTCGGGCCGGTTGACGGCGCGGTCGCTGTCGGGGCGCAGCAGGCGGCCCACCAGCAGCACCGGCCAGACCAGGAACTCCAGCGCCCCGAACAGCACCAGCCCGACCACGATCGCGACGGCGGGCAGCGCCACCACCGGCAGCGCGACGAGCGTGACGGCCAGCACCGCGGGCAGGTCGCGCAGCCAGCCGGCGCGGCCGTCGCGGTCGGTGAGCGAGCCCAACCGCACCGCGGCCCACATGAACCAGCGCAGCAGGAACGGCACGCCGAGCTCGCGCATGGCCCGGCGGAACAGGCCGTCGGCGTCGACCGCGCTGATCCGCCCGGCCGGCCGCTCGACCCGCACGAGGTGGTCGTGCAGCACCGCGGCCGCGGTGTAGCGGCCGAACTTCGGGACCAGCCAGACGAACACGCGCGGCACCGAGGCGAAGTCGGTGAGCGTGCCCCGCGGCACCACGAACCGCTCCGTGCGGCCCTGGTAGACCAGCTCCTCCTCCAGGGTCCAGTCCTCGGCGGTGGCCTGCCGGACGAGGACCTCGGGCCCGGTCAGGAACGTCATCGCGGCGAGATCCCCCAGCGGCCCGTCCAGGTCTCCCCCGGCCCCACGACCAGCAGCCCGGTCCCGGAGTTCAGCGCGTCGGGCGGGCACGTCATCGGCTCGACGGCCACGGCGCGGCCGCGGCCGGGGTGGTCGTCGGGGGTGAAGACCTGGACCCAGCCGAAGTCGGGGTCGGCCCACAGCTCGACGTCGCCGTCGGGACCGGAGAGGCGGTGGCGCACGAGGTCGTCGCCGTCGGCGGGCACGCAGCCGCCGAAGGCGTGGTCGAGCTCGGCGCCGCGCAGCGCGATCTCCGGCGGCGGCACGGGCGCGGCGGGCGCGACCGGCAGGCCCCCGCCGAGCGGGAGCGCGGTGGTGGCGGCGAGGTGCAGCGTGCAGTCGTCGGTGTCGGCGGCCCCGGCGCGCAGGTAGGGGTGGGCGCCGACGCCGAAGGGCACCGCGGCCGTCCCGACGTTGGTGACGGCGTGGGTGACGGTCAGCCCGCCCGCGTCGACGGCGTAGCGCACCGACGTCGCCAGCGGCACCGGCCAGCCCGGCTGCGGGGCGACGACGGCGCAGAGGGTGACGGCGTCCGGCGACTGCTCCTCGGGCCGGTAGAGGGTGTGCCGGAGCAGCCCGTGGATCGCGTTGCCCGCGGCCGGCTCGGACAGGGCGAGCTGCTGCGGCCCGCCGTCCCACAGCCACTGGCCGCGCGCGGTGCGGTTGGGCCACGGCACCAGCACGCAGCCCGCGCCGCGGGGCGGGCGGGAGTCGACGTCGAAGGTCTCGACGTAGGGGCGGTCGTCGACGGAGAACGCCCGCAACCCCGCCCCCACCTCGGTGACGACGGCCCGCGCGGTCCCGGAGCGGATCTCGAACTGCTCGCCCGTCGGCGGCATCGGCTTGATCACGCCGGGAGGGTACGGGACGGGGCGGGTCCCGGGTGAGCGTCGTCGCGGCGCCACCCCCCGGCCACCTCCCTCGCCTACCGTGCAGGGGTGGCCTCCTCGCGACGACTCCCGGCATCCGGCCTCAGGGCCCTGATCACCAACGACGACGGGATCGACTCCCCGGGGCTGTGGGCACTCGCCGCGGGCGCCCGGGACGCGGGGTTCGAGGTGACCGTCGCCGCGCCGCACGTCGACGCGAGCGGGGTCGGCGGGTCGGTGCTGGCCGTGCGCGAGGACGGCCGGGTCCGGCTGCACCCCCGCGAGCTGCCCGGCCTCGACGGCGTGCCGGCCTACGCGGTGGAGGGCCACCCCGCGTTCATCGTGCACTCGGCGGCGCGCGGCTGGCTCGACCCGGCCCCGGACGTCGTGCTGTCCGGGATCAACCTCGGCTCCAACGTCGGGCGGGCGGTGCTGCACTCGGGCACGGTCGGCGCGGCGCTGACCGCCGGGATCCACGGCTGGCGCGCGCTGGCGGTCTCCCTCGACACCGGGTGGGACCCGCCGGAGCGCCCGCGCTGGGACGCCGTGCGGCACGTCCTGCCCTCGGTGCTCGACATCCTGCTCGCCGAGGACGAGGCCACCGTCCTGAACCTCAACGTGCCCGACCGCGCCCCCGAGGAGCTGGGCGAGCTGCGCGAGGCGACGCTGGCCCCGTTCGGGGCGGTGCAGGTGCGGGTCGACCACCGCTCCGGCGACGACGGGCACGCGCTGCACATGACCTTCGGCGGATCGACCCCGCCGGAGCCGGGCACCGACACCGCGCTGCTGGTCGAGGGCCACCCCACGCTGACGCGCCTGGAGTCGATCAGTGCCCGGCCCGGCGTGCGGGCTGGGGCTGCTGTGAACTGAGTGACCCCGGTGACGATGTGGTGTGCGTCACAGGGCATGATCTCACGATGCGTGACGGTGAGAGCAGCGCCGAGTGGTGCACCCACTTCGCCAGGACGGTGGCCGACGAGATCCGCACCGGGGTCCAGTGCGGGGCCCTGACCTTCGGTGAAGCGGATCAGCTGCTCGCCCGCATGCGGGTGCTGCTCGAGCAGGCGCTCGACCTGGCGCCCCAGCCGATCTGACGGCCCAGGAGATCTGACGGCCCGGCCTGACGCTCAGTGCTCGTCGGCCCCGGTCAGCGCGTGCTCCATGCGGTCGGCGACACCGACGACGAGGTGGAACGAGCGGTCGAAGCCGTCGAGCGCGGTGTCGCCGAGCGGGATCGAGTGCCGGAACAGCACCAGCCCGTTCTCGACGACCAGCCCGCCGGTGACGGGCTCGGCCGCCATCTCCAGCGCCTTCGTCAGGTCGATCTGGCCGGGCCGGCCCACCGGTGAGGTGATCTGGGCCCACGGGTGCGCGTCCTCGCCGGTGACGAGGCGGACGGCGACGATCTGCGTCCGCTCGCCGGTGGTGGGGAGGTTGAACCACAGCTCGCCCTCGCGCTGGCGCATGATCTCGTAGCGCACCCGCACGAAGGACCCCAGGTCGTCCCAGCTCGCCATGCCCGGGACCGTACCGCCACTACGTCTGCAGCTGGTCGACGGGAGCGCGGTCGTCGGTGAGCACCGGGGCGTCCTGCGCGAGCGCGCGGGTGGCGGCGTCGTCGAGCAGCGAGCCGGGTTCCCCGCGGGCGGCCGCGGCGGCGGCGAGCGCGCCCAGGTCGGGGGCCCGGTCCGAGGCGACGAGCACCGCGTTGCCCCCGCCGCCGGGCGTGAGCTGGTCGGGGCGCACGAGCAGGGCGACGGTGACGAACCGGCCGGCGACGGTGGCGGTCTCGGCGGCGAGCAGGGCGCGCGGGTCGCGGTCGATGATGTTGAGGACGTAGAGGCCGCCGGGGCGCAGGACGCGCCGCACCTCGTCGACGAACTCGGTGGTGGCCAGGTGCCAGGGCACCGAGCGGGCCCCGAACGCGTCGCCGACGACGAGGTCGGCGGAGCCGTCGGGCAGCGCGGCCAGCGTGGTGCGGGCGTCGCCGACGCGGATGTCGACGTCGGGGATCTCGTCGACGCCCAGCTCCCGGCGCCCGAGGTCGACCACCCCCTGGTCGACCTCCAGCACCGTGGACGTGGAGCCCGGGCGGGTCGCGGCGAGCCAGCGCGGCATCGTGAACCCGCCCCCGCCGACGTGCACCGCGCGCAGCGGCGCCCCGGCCGGGAACGCGGCGTCGATCGCGTCGCCGAAGCGCTGCGTGTAGGCGAACTCCAGGTGCGCGGGATCGGCGCGGTCGACGTAGGAGTGGCGCAGGTCGTCGAGGACGAGGACCTGCGCGCTCGCCCGCTCCGGGTCGGCGTCGACGCGGGCGCAGTAGTAGACGGTGTCGGCGTCGCAGCGGCCCGGCACGGCGACCAGCGCGACGGCCAGCAGCACGGCCGCCACGCCGCCGCGGGTGAGCGCCGAGCGCCGGGCGTCCTCGACGACGAGCAGGGCCAGCACCAGGCAGGCCGCGGCGGTGATCAGCAGGATCGCCGTGACCGGCAGGAACGTGACCAGCACGAACCCGGTGAGGAAGGTGCCGGCGAGCGACCCGATCGTGCCCGCCGCCGACAGCTCCCCGATCACGCTGCCCGAGCCGTCGACGGTCGTCAGGCGGGCCCGCGTGATCGCCGGTGTGACCATCGCCAGCGCCGTGACCGACACCAGGGTCGACGCCGCGACGAGCAGGATCGCGGCGACCGGTCCGGGGCCGAGCACCGGCCCGAGCAGCCGCACCAGCGGCCGGACCGCCAGCACGCCGAGCCCGCCGGCGGCGAGCGCCCCGGCGGCGACGCGCCGCGGCGGGAACACGTCGGCCCACCGCCCGCCGAGCGACGCCCCGGCCGCGATGCCGGCCAGCGCGACGCCGATGACCGCGGTCGTCGACTCCAGCGTCAGCCCGACGTAGGGCGCGACGAGCCGCGTCGCCAGCGTCTCGACGACGAGGATCGCTGCGCCGCTGACGAGGACGACGAACCGGGCGAACCGTGCATTCACCCGTTCATCCTCGCCGGTCGCCCCGACACCCGCGCAGCCGGGCGGGACTCCCGGTCAGAGGCCGAGCTGACGGGCGATCAGCATGCGCTGCACCTCCGAGGTGCCCTCGCCGATCTCCAGGATCTTCGCGTCGCGGTAGAAGCGCCCGACCGGGTACTCGTTCATGAAGCCGTACCCGCCGAAGACCTGGGTGGCCGCGCGCGCGTTGTCCATCGCCGCGTTGGAGGAGACGAGCTTGGCGATCGCCGCCTCCTTCTTGAACGGCTCGCCCTTGAGCATCTTCGCCGCGGCCGCGTAGTAGGCCAGGCGCGCGGTGTGGGCGCGCACCTCCATGTCGGCGATCATGAACGCGACGGCCTGGTAGTTCCCGATCTTCTGCCCGAACGCCTCGCGCTCGTGGGCGTAGCGCACCGACTCGTCGACGCAGCCCTGGGCCAGCCCCACGCTCAGGGCCGCGATCGCGACGCGGCCCTCGTCGAGGATGGAGAGGAACTGCGCGTAGCCGCGGCCGCGCTCGCCGACGAGGTTCGCCGCGGGCACGCGCACGTCGTCGAAGAACAGCTCGCGGGTGTCGGAGCTGCACCAGCCGACCTTCGAGTACGGCTTCGCGACCCGCAGCCCCGGCGTCCCGGCCGGGACCATGATCGCCGAGATCTCCTTCTTCCCGCCGTCGCGCTCGCCGGTGATCGCGGTGACGGTGATGACGCTGGTGATGTCGGTGCCGGAGTTCGTGATGAACGCCTTCGACCCGTTGATCACCCACTCGTCGCCGTCGAGCCGGGCGGTGGTGCGGGTGGCGCCGGCGTCGGAGCCGCCACCGGCCTCGGTGAGCCCGAACGCGCCCAGCTTCTCCCCCGCCGCGAGCGCCGGGAGCCACTCCCGCTTCTGCTCCTCGGTCCCGAAGCGGTAGATCGGCATCGCGCCCAGCGAGACGCCGGCCTCCAGCGTGATCGCCACCGACGAGTCGACGCGCGCGAGCTCCTCCAGCGCGAGGCACAGGGCGAAGTAGTCGCCGCCCATGCCGCCGTACTCCTCGGAGACGGGCAGCCCGAACAGGCCCATCGCCCCCATCTTCGCGACGATCTCGTACGGGAACTCCTCGCGCTCGTAGAGGTCACCGATGACGGGGGCGACCTCCTTGCGCGCGAAGTCCTCGACGGTGGCGCGCAGCGCCTCGTGCTCCTCGCTGAGTGTGAGGTCCATGGTCATTCCTCTCCGAGCGGTTCGACGATCAGGAGCGCGGCGTCCCGCGCGACGGTGGCGCCCGCCGTGGCGCGGAGCTGCCGCACCGTGCCGTCGACGGCGGCGGTGAGGACGTGCTCCATCTTCATGGCCTCCACGACGACGAGCCGGTCGCCCGCGGCGACCCGCTGGCCCTCGGTGACCTCGACGACCGTGACCGTGCCGGGCATCGGCGACAGCACCGGCCCGCCCGCCCCGGCGTCGGCCTCGGCGGCCGCGTCGAGCGGGGCCTGCTCGCGCACGGCCCAGGTGCGCCCGTCGCGGCCGATCCACAGGGTGTCGCCGGCGCGGGCGACCGCGTAGGTGCGGGTGACGCCGTCGACGGCCACCACCACCCCCCGCGGGTCGCCGGTCCTCCGCCCCCGGGTCGCGACCGGTGCGGCGTCGCCCACGGCCACCTCGGCCGCGGTCGCCCGGCCGCGCACCCGCACGTCGACGGGGTCGTGACCGGCGACGGCCATCCGCCACGTCGTCCACGCGGGCTCGCCGACGCGCCAGCCGCCCGGCACGTCGAACGGGTCGACGACCGCGCCGGTGGGCTCCAGCTCCAGCAGGGTGTGGACGGTAGCGGCGGCGAGCACGTCGTCGGGCAGCTCCGCCCGGGTCCAGTCCTCGACGCGGCGCCCGACCAGACCGGTGTCGAGCCGGGCGGCGCGCACGTCGTCGTCGGCGAGCAGGGCCCGCAGGAAGCCGATGTTGGTGCCCAGCCCGAGCAGGACGGTGTCGCGCAGCGCCGCGTCGAGCCGGCGGACCGCCTCCGCGCGGTCGGCCCCGTGGGCGATGACCTTGGCCAGCATCGGGTCGTAGTCGGACCCGACGACGCCGCCCTCGGCGATCCCCGCGTCGACGCGCACGCCGGCCGGGGGGACCCAGCGCAGGACGTCGCCGCCGGTGGGCAGGAAGCCCGCGGCGGGGTCCTCGGCGTAGACCCGGACCTCGATCGCGTGCCCGTCGAGCCGCACGTCGTCCTGGGTGAGCGGGAGCGGCTCGCCCGCGGCCACCCGCAGCTGCAGCTCGACCAGGTCGAGCCCGGTGACCAGCTCGGTGACGGGGTGCTCCACCTGCAGGCGGGTGTTCATCTCCATGAAGAAGAACTCGTCGGGCGCGTCGGCCCCCACGATGAACTCCACGGTCCCCGCGCCCCGGTAGCCGCACGCCCGTGCGGCCTCGCAGGCCGCCTCGCCCATCGCGGCGCGCTGCGCCTCGGTGAGCAGGGCGGAGGGGGCCTCCTCGACGATCTTCTGGTGCCGCCGCTGCAGCGAGCACTCGCGCTCGCCGAGGTGGATCACGGTGCCGTGGTCGTCGGCGAGGACCTGGATCTCGATGTGCCG
This sequence is a window from Pseudonocardia petroleophila. Protein-coding genes within it:
- a CDS encoding acetyl-CoA C-acetyltransferase — protein: MRDAVICEPLRTPVGGFGGSLRDVPAHELAATVIRGLLDRTGLAPDAVDDVVLGHCYPTMDAPAIGRVAALDAGLPVTVTGLQLDRRCGSGLQAVLYAAMQVQAGASDVVLAGGAESMSNASFYSTSMRWGAKAGPGVMLHDSLARGRVTAGGVNFPVPGGMLETAENLRREYSIPREEQDEFAVRSHHRAAAARDAGRFADEIVPVTVTGRKGDVVVDADEHIRADSSVEKLAGLRPILGKGDPDATVTAGNASGQNDGASICVVTTPEKAAELGLRPLARLVSWGVGGVAPATMGIGPVPAVAKALDTASLTLADIDLIELNEAFAAQVLACAREWKLTDADFDRVNVNGSGISLGHPVGATGGRILATLTREMVRRDARYGLETMCIGGGQGLAAVFARV
- a CDS encoding MaoC family dehydratase; the protein is MRVFDGVDDLRAAKGTQLGVGEWVTIDQGQIDTFADATDDHQWIHIDAEKAADGPFGTTIAHGFLTLSLLSSLVAKVFAVENTRMGVNYGLNKVRFTSPVPVGSRVRANVELTDVSDVDGGVQVTTKVTVEIEGSERPALVAEWLTRRYV
- a CDS encoding ATP-binding protein encodes the protein MDSGATGVVDHLAVPYSGVEELAARLEPALSGALAAGDPVLAVLADAERDAVSALLGSDAARVDFADPARVHAVPAFTVAVRWARLARQAVAGRVLVIGQHLTLPDVGAEHWARLDLAIDVAIEGLPITVLCACPDTDPAIGRTHPQLLTADGPRPGPGYRPPPEALVEYPPPPPPDLGPADAELAFRMADLPTVRRRVAAAGASAGLHDDRVDDLVLAVNELATNSVEHGPGSARLRLWATPGSVVAEVTDRGRMNVPFPGLVRPPSTGARGRGLWLASELTDVLQVWSDDDGTVIRVHTE
- a CDS encoding NADP-dependent oxidoreductase — its product is MTDNHQVRLAARPEGLPTPEVWEHTTEPVPEPADGRFVVRVTHLSLDPAMRGWMNAGRSYVPPVGVGEVMRALGAGQVVASRHPDFPEGAWVTGIFGVQEYAESDGGGVTVVDPSVVPLPTYLAVLGMTGMTAYFGLFDVGALRDGETVVVSGAAGAVGSVVGQLAKLKGARVIGIAGGAEKCAWIVDELGFDAAIDYRTEDVGKALRTHAPNGIDVYFDNVGGEILDAALARLRLGARVVVCGAISTYNATDRPAGPANYMSLLVNRARMEGFVVFDYADRYAEAAVELGGWLREGKLRSREDVVRGGVADFPDTLLRLFRGENTGKLILQIGE
- a CDS encoding transglutaminase-like domain-containing protein produces the protein MDAVQRFGRVVAAPDPPLDRAALALAAGAQPDLDVTRWLRELDRLAAGVTSVDGLLHRLFVEEGFGGNVGDYTDPRNSLLHHVLGRRLGIPITLAVVTMEVGRRAGVPMEGVGMPGHFLVRPTGTSRYLDVFAGGVEISGARCEELFRGATGAGPEIPFGPHLLTATPTRAILVRMLENLRAVYGARRRPGDLEWVLRMRLLLPGVRLADVLELGEALGDQGRWLEGAKLLEDRVPAASAAHAERLRTAAKSLRAHLN
- a CDS encoding DUF1353 domain-containing protein; protein product: MTFLTGPEVLVRQATAEDWTLEEELVYQGRTERFVVPRGTLTDFASVPRVFVWLVPKFGRYTAAAVLHDHLVRVERPAGRISAVDADGLFRRAMRELGVPFLLRWFMWAAVRLGSLTDRDGRAGWLRDLPAVLAVTLVALPVVALPAVAIVVGLVLFGALEFLVWPVLLVGRLLRPDSDRAVNRPDPGFRT
- a CDS encoding aldose 1-epimerase family protein, which encodes MPPTGEQFEIRSGTARAVVTEVGAGLRAFSVDDRPYVETFDVDSRPPRGAGCVLVPWPNRTARGQWLWDGGPQQLALSEPAAGNAIHGLLRHTLYRPEEQSPDAVTLCAVVAPQPGWPVPLATSVRYAVDAGGLTVTHAVTNVGTAAVPFGVGAHPYLRAGAADTDDCTLHLAATTALPLGGGLPVAPAAPVPPPEIALRGAELDHAFGGCVPADGDDLVRHRLSGPDGDVELWADPDFGWVQVFTPDDHPGRGRAVAVEPMTCPPDALNSGTGLLVVGPGETWTGRWGISPR
- the surE gene encoding 5'/3'-nucleotidase SurE, with the translated sequence MASSRRLPASGLRALITNDDGIDSPGLWALAAGARDAGFEVTVAAPHVDASGVGGSVLAVREDGRVRLHPRELPGLDGVPAYAVEGHPAFIVHSAARGWLDPAPDVVLSGINLGSNVGRAVLHSGTVGAALTAGIHGWRALAVSLDTGWDPPERPRWDAVRHVLPSVLDILLAEDEATVLNLNVPDRAPEELGELREATLAPFGAVQVRVDHRSGDDGHALHMTFGGSTPPEPGTDTALLVEGHPTLTRLESISARPGVRAGAAVN
- a CDS encoding fused MFS/spermidine synthase, producing the protein MNARFARFVVLVSGAAILVVETLATRLVAPYVGLTLESTTAVIGVALAGIAAGASLGGRWADVFPPRRVAAGALAAGGLGVLAVRPLVRLLGPVLGPGPVAAILLVAASTLVSVTALAMVTPAITRARLTTVDGSGSVIGELSAAGTIGSLAGTFLTGFVLVTFLPVTAILLITAAACLVLALLVVEDARRSALTRGGVAAVLLAVALVAVPGRCDADTVYYCARVDADPERASAQVLVLDDLRHSYVDRADPAHLEFAYTQRFGDAIDAAFPAGAPLRAVHVGGGGFTMPRWLAATRPGSTSTVLEVDQGVVDLGRRELGVDEIPDVDIRVGDARTTLAALPDGSADLVVGDAFGARSVPWHLATTEFVDEVRRVLRPGGLYVLNIIDRDPRALLAAETATVAGRFVTVALLVRPDQLTPGGGGNAVLVASDRAPDLGALAAAAAARGEPGSLLDDAATRALAQDAPVLTDDRAPVDQLQT
- a CDS encoding acyl-CoA dehydrogenase family protein; the protein is MDLTLSEEHEALRATVEDFARKEVAPVIGDLYEREEFPYEIVAKMGAMGLFGLPVSEEYGGMGGDYFALCLALEELARVDSSVAITLEAGVSLGAMPIYRFGTEEQKREWLPALAAGEKLGAFGLTEAGGGSDAGATRTTARLDGDEWVINGSKAFITNSGTDITSVITVTAITGERDGGKKEISAIMVPAGTPGLRVAKPYSKVGWCSSDTRELFFDDVRVPAANLVGERGRGYAQFLSILDEGRVAIAALSVGLAQGCVDESVRYAHEREAFGQKIGNYQAVAFMIADMEVRAHTARLAYYAAAAKMLKGEPFKKEAAIAKLVSSNAAMDNARAATQVFGGYGFMNEYPVGRFYRDAKILEIGEGTSEVQRMLIARQLGL